GGAAGAAAAGGATTGTAAACAAGTTGTGACACAATTATCAGCTGTACGAAGTGCGGTTGATCGAACAATTGCCCAAATTGTTGCCTTAAACCTTGAGCAGTGTATTCTTGAAAAAGATCAATTAGGTGAAGATACCTCTGGAATGGTGGAAGAAGCGATCCAATTACTTATAAAAAGTAGATGAAAAATGAGTGGGTAGAAAGAGCACTACCCACTTATATAGGCCATCCAGCTCCTAAAACAGAAAGAAAAAAAACAATTTGGATCATTAATCTCGGGAAGACAGGAAGTGTTTGCTTGCCACCTATGGAGAGCTTCTGATTAGCTGCTCGTATATTGGCTGGAAACATGGCAATAAGTAAAATGGCTAACGCAATAGACGAAATCCAGCGTGTAGCAGGTAGGAATAATGCAATGGCTAACGCAATTTCTAATACACCCGTTATTGTTACAATAGTTTCTTTTTTTGAAAGAACTGGAGGTACCATGTTTATTAGGTTGTCTCTTCTTTTTCCCCAATGAGCACTTGCTGCAAAGAAAAACATGATCGAGACAGCAAATTGAAGACTATTTTGCCAATCACTTAAATAAGGGACAAACATA
This portion of the Bacillus carboniphilus genome encodes:
- a CDS encoding DoxX family protein — its product is MAPLIILITSFLLFYFSGIMFVPYLSDWQNSLQFAVSIMFFFAASAHWGKRRDNLINMVPPVLSKKETIVTITGVLEIALAIALFLPATRWISSIALAILLIAMFPANIRAANQKLSIGGKQTLPVFPRLMIQIVFFLSVLGAGWPI
- a CDS encoding metal-sensitive transcriptional regulator; translated protein: MDYNEQTKNRLKRVEGQVRGVLKMMEEEKDCKQVVTQLSAVRSAVDRTIAQIVALNLEQCILEKDQLGEDTSGMVEEAIQLLIKSR